The Synechococcus sp. UW179A DNA window GCCGTGCCCCGAATCACTGCTTCAATCGGATCACCATCACGCAACGCCGTCGCCAAGGGCTTAAGCAGCACAGCCCCCGCCCCTTCAGAACGCACATAACCATCAGCAGCAGCATCAAAGCTGCGGCAACGCCCCTCGGGCGACAGCAAGCCTGCTTTGCAGAAACTCATCTGAATGGCGGGGTGAATCAAAGCCTGAGCACCGCCAGCCAAGGCCAGTTCCGATTCACCACGCCTCAAGCTCTCGCAAGCCAGATGCAAAGCCACCAACGACGAAGAACAAGCCGTGTCCACCGTGAAGCTGGGTCCTTTCAGATCAAAGGCGTAAGAAATCCTGTTGGCGGCAATGGAACCGGTGTTGCCGGTGAGAATGAAGGGTTCGTTGTCCGGCGTGAGGTATTGCTCTTCAGAGGCCCAAAGCAGAGCTCGGTAATCCGCGCTGGAAATGCCCATGAACACTCCCACTGGGCGTCCACGCAACTGGTCAAGGGGCTGGGCAGCCGCCTCCATGGCCCTCCAGCACACCTCAAGCAACAGGCGCTGCTGAGGGTCCATGCATTGGGCTTCCCTGCCGCTAATGCCAAACAAGGCTGGATCGAACAGGTCGATCCCATCCACCAAGCCCGCCCGGCGCACATGCTGGTGCAACGGCGTGCGCGGATCAGGATGATGGTGAAGCTGAAGATCCCAACGATCTGAGGGAATTTCGGCGATCGCCTCCCGTCCTTCAGCCAGAAGTTGCCAGAACTGTTCAGGACTCTCGACCCCGCCAGGGAGACGGCAGCCCATCCCCAAAACAGCGATGGGCTCGTGCACTGAGGAAACCGGACGGATCTGTTGATTCATGCGCCAGGGACGTGCTGTCCGTTCAGGTGCATGGAACGAACATCCTCACGCAAACCATTCAGTGGGTCGAGCCAGCGAGGCGAGACCAGAATGAGTTCTTCGACATTGCCAATGCAGCAAACGATCCCACTGACTGACAAAGACTGAAGAGCCAACGTTCCTTGGGCCTGTTAGATCCGAACCCATTGAAAACCAGCACGCCCCCCGCAGCCCCTGCTTTGGTCACTGCGCTTGGTCGAGGAAACTTCAGCAACAACCAAAACAGACGATCCAGAGAGCGATTTGGGAGATCTAAAACCTTGAGCCATTACACAGGCTGATGCAGATGCTGCATCAACTTCAAAGACCTTCCGCCTGGACATTGGATGGGTTTGCCCCCAAACAAAGGTGTTTCCAAGACAGGCCGGCGGCAATCACCCAGCCCGTAGCACCGATGGCAATCGCCATCACACGACCCTCCCCGGTGCCAAGACTCTCTGTTAACCAAGCTGGCCACACGGGCCATGCGAGTGCCGGGCGCAAACCGTAGTCAACCAGCAGTGGTACGCCCAGAAAGGCAAACAACCGGGTTGACCATTCGCAGCCGTAGCGCAGTGAAAAGTAGCGAGGCAGTGCTTCCCGGGGAGCCAGGGTCACCCAGGCTTGGTGAATTGATGCCATCACAACGGGCAAGGCTGCACTGAACACCAAGACAGCTCCAAACCAAACCACGGGTCGATGCGCAAAGGCTTGCAAGCCAGTACCCATCAAGATCAGCGCCTGGATGATCAGGCTCAAAGGCAGGACAGTTCGCCAGTGCTGCCCCAATCGCCATCGCCAGCCAGCAAACCCGATCAAATACCCCAAGCAGCCTGTGATCAGGACCCAACCCATCCGCTCAGGCGCATAGGCCAGCGCCACCCAAGCAGGAAACAGCACTTCTAAAGAGGCGTAGACAAATGCCGTGAGTGCAGTGATCACTAGAGCTGAGCGCGCTGGAAATGAGCGCTTCCAGAGCGCAAGCAAACGATTCCACGTGCGAGGAGCCATGAGCTGATTCGACGCCGTCGGTGCAACCCAATCGAACTGCTGCGCAGCCTGAAACCAGGGAGCCACCACAACGCTCAACAGGGCAAACAAAAAACTGATGCCATCGAGCAGCAGCACACCTCCCAGGCCCTGACTGGCGACAAGCCAGCTCCCCAGGAAGGGAGCCATGGTGATCACTAAGCCATCCACGGTGGCGAACAATCCATTGGCTCGCTGTAAACGCTCTTGATCGGAGATCAGCAGCGGAATCAGGCTGGAGAGACGCACCACCAACAAGGCTTCAGCCACAGCGGCCAAAGCTTGAATCGCTAAAACGCCGAGCAACCAA harbors:
- a CDS encoding MFS transporter; the encoded protein is MAKRSSRLFRYLWGGQLISNLGTQTSLYGIGLWLFAQSGQLLDFGLVAMVVQAARLLALPLFLRVFPAWRPGRLMVLCHATGAVCTALSAGVLLGSSADEPPWLLGVLAIQALAAVAEALLVVRLSSLIPLLISDQERLQRANGLFATVDGLVITMAPFLGSWLVASQGLGGVLLLDGISFLFALLSVVVAPWFQAAQQFDWVAPTASNQLMAPRTWNRLLALWKRSFPARSALVITALTAFVYASLEVLFPAWVALAYAPERMGWVLITGCLGYLIGFAGWRWRLGQHWRTVLPLSLIIQALILMGTGLQAFAHRPVVWFGAVLVFSAALPVVMASIHQAWVTLAPREALPRYFSLRYGCEWSTRLFAFLGVPLLVDYGLRPALAWPVWPAWLTESLGTGEGRVMAIAIGATGWVIAAGLSWKHLCLGANPSNVQAEGL